The genomic window CCTAGGATCAGTTACCATTTTTGCGCAAAAAACAGACAGTGTAAAAACATCTGATGTAGAAGAAGTAGTACTTACCGCTTCACGAAAAAAAGAAAACATTAAAGAAGTACCCAGCTCTATTACCATTGTAGGCGAAAAACAAATTCAGTCTCAATTGTCGGTAAATTCTGACATTTCCAGTATTTTACAATATACGGTTCCGAGTTTAGGTCCAAGCTCAGGACAAACATCCAACTCAGGACAAACTTTAAGAGGACGACAGGTTTTGGTGTTAATTGATGGTGTTCCCCAGTCTACTCCTCTAAGAAACGGAGCAAGAGACATTCGTTCAATCGACCCTTCGGTCATTGAAAGAATTGAAGTCATAAAAGGAGCTTCTTCCATCTACGGAAACGGTGCAGACGGAGGGATAATCAATTATATCACCAAAAAAAATACATCCGACAAAAAAATAACGGGTGTTTCCCAAATAGGCATTACAGGACAACCTTATGGGGGAACTTTAGGAGCAAGAGCCAGCCAGTTTTTAGCAGGAAAATCAGGAAAGTTTGATTATGCCCTTTCCTTAGCTTACGAAAGAACAGGTAATATGAAAGACGGAGACGGAGTACATCTTACACCTACCTACAGCCCAGCAAAAATGGATAACTATAACGGAATGCTGAAGATTGGTTTCGATATTAATAAAAACCAGAGATTAGAAGCCTCTTACATTGGGTACGCTTCAAAATCTGATCTCAACCTGGGTCTTAAAACCGGAAAATACGGCATCACACCATCCATTGGCGAGGGCGAAGGTCAAGGTTTAGAAACTACTCCACAAGGAACCCCTAGAAATCACAATTTTAGGCTGACTTACGATAACAGTCAGATCTTCAGAAATACCTCTTTAAATATTAATCTATATTCTCAGGATTTCAGAACGGTATACGGATACAGCAATACGTTTCTAAATGGAGGTCAATCTAATATTATTTCTAAAAAATATGGAATAAGAGTCAATTTCGACACTCAAATTTTTAATCATCAAAATGCTCAGCTTGAAGTGATGTACGGAGCGGATATTTTGAATGATCAAACCGTTCAGAAACTCGAAGACGGAAGATATTGGACTCCTGATATGAGCATGACCAATATTGCTCCTTTTGCCTTAATTAAATTAGATTTATTTAAAAAACTAACAATTAAAGGAGGTTTGAGATACGAAAACATGAAGGTGAATGTAGGTGATTTCAACACGTTATCCAGTCTGAAGGCAGACGGAACTTTTACCAAGAGTATTTTTGTAAAAGGCGGAGACTTGGAGTACAACGCCCTTGTTGGAAATATTGGAATGCGTTATAATATTAACAATGCTTTGAATCTTTTCTCCAGTTTCTCACAGTCGTATTCGATTAATGAATTAGGTCGTATTCTAAGAACCTCTACAGAATCTACGATTGCTAACCTTGAAACCAAGCCTATTATCGTCAACAACTATGAACTGGGGGCTACAGGACAAATTACAAAATGGCTGAACTATGAAGTGACGTCTTATGTAAGTACTTCTAAGCTTGGGGCTTCTTTCATACAGAGTGCAGACCGGGCAATAACGATTCAGCGTTCCCCGGAAGTTGTATACGGTGTTGAAGGATATCTTCACTTCTCTCCATACAAATGGATCAATTTCGGGGGAAGCTACAGCTGGCTGGAAGGAATTACTTCTCTTAAAGATGACGGCGATTACTCTGCTAAAATCAACAACTCCAGAATTTCAGCTCCAAAAATACTTGCCTACGTACAAGTACGCCCGACTAAAGCACTTTCTTTAGGATTAGATATGCTCCATTCTTTCGAGCAGGACCGATTCAGTCCAAATGCTAAAACAGGACTTTATACGTATGGAGAAGGATATGTTCCTGAAACTACAATCTTTAATTTCAGATCTTCTTACCAGATCAATTCTAACTGGAAAGCTTCTTTAGGGATAGAAAACCTCTTTAACAAAACCTATCAACCTGCAATTGCATGGTGGAATGCAAGAGATACGGAATTTGTAAATGCTTTAGGAATGAGAGGAACTTTCATGATAGAATATAAATTTTAATTAATCTAAATAAAATTTAAACCCTATCTTTATTGAACTTAAAATAAGTATGAGGAAAAAGCATCATCATAAAAAAAAACCGGGCACATTCAAAAAATGGACCGGAAAACTGCATTTGTGGTTCGGTTTGGGTATCGGATTTTTAATCTTCATCATCTCCATTACAGGAGCTTTGTACGTTTTCAAAGATGAAATTGAGAACATAACGAGAAAGGACGTCATTTATCATAACGAACAGAATATTGATCAGAAACAGATTCTTCCCATTCGAGTCTTAGAAAAAGCCTTGGTAGAACAGGTGAAAGAAAAATATCCTGTTCATTGGGTGAATATTCCGATTGATAAAAAGATGTCTTATCTTTTTTACTGGTATGAACATAATCCGAAAGGCTGGAATTATTTTAATGAATTTCCTATCTATAAAGTAGCTTATGTCAACCCATACAACGGTAAGGTTTTAAGAACCTATGATGAAAAAAACGGCTTTTTCCAGATCGTGAAAATGATTCACTGGAGCTATCTTCTGAAACAGGAATGGGGAACCTACCTTGTCGGAATTCCGGTAATTATTTTTGTGATCATGCTCATTTCCGGAATTATCCTTTGGTGGCCTAAAAATAAGGCAGCAAGAAAACAACGTTTCGCATTCAAATGGAAGAATGTAAAAAACTGGAAAAGAAAGAACTATGATCTCCATAATGTCTTAGGCTTTTATGCTTCTATTTTTGCTTTAATATTTTCATTAACAGGATTATTTTATGCATTTTTTGTTGTTCAGGCTGCATTTTATTTCATTTTTTCAGGAGGAAAAACCGTTTATCCCGACTTTTCATCCATTAAAACGAAAGCTCCGATTGAACTAAGGACAGAAGGAACTCTAGATAAGATCAGCAATACCGTGAAAGCAAAATATCCTGACTCTTACGGTTTCTCTATTGATCTGGGTCATGAGCATATGGACGATCACGAACATCCGAACTTCGAGGTTTATGTGAAACATTTATCATATTCTTATCATAAAAGCAGCAGCCTTATTTTTGATGAAAATTCGGGGGAATTACTCCATACTCATGACATGAAAGACAAAAATTTCGGCGAAAAAACAGTGGGAGCCAACTATGACATCCATGTCGGGTCTATTCTTGGGCTTCCTACAAAGATTATCGCTTTTATTGTAAGCCTGATATGTGCCTCATTACCAGTAACCGGTTTCATGATTTGGTGGGGAAGAAGAAAAAAGAAAACAATCAAAACAACTTAAAAAGTTTTTTAAATAATTGTTTAATTAATAAGTTTTAATACAATCTTTTTTATAATTTTAGCCTTTTAGAATTTTAAAATAGAAATGTCATTAGTAGATTTGTCAAAACACGTTGCGCTGGGAATTGATATTGGCGGAACAAATACAAAATTTGGGGTAGTAAACCACCGGGGAGAAGTTCTTGAAAAAGGAAATATCCGTACAGATGCCTATCCTACCGTAGAAGAATATATTGATGCTTTATACGAAGCTGTTCGGCCTCTGATCGAAAGCCACGGGAAGGAGAAAAATTTTGATGGAATCGGTGTAGGAGCTCCAAATGCCAACTACTATACAGGAACTATAGAACATGCTCCCAATTTACCATGGAAGGGCATCATTCCTTTTGCGGAATTGATGAAAGCCAAGTTTGGGCTTCCATGTACCATAACCAATGATGCTAATGCTGCCGCTATAGGAGAAATGCTTTTCGGAGCAGCCAGAGGAATGAAAGATTTCATCATGATCACTTTGGGAACAGGAGTGGGAAGCGGAATCATTGCCGGAGGAAAATTAATCTACGGACATGACGGATTTGCAGGCGAGCTGGGACATACTATTGTAAAACCAGGCGGGAGAAAACATTGGAGCACAGGTTCTGAAGGTAGCCTTGAAGCTTATGCTTCTGCAACGGGTATTGCTATTACCGCAAAGAAAATGAGGGCAGAATTTCCGGAATCAATGCTTAATCAATATCCTGAAGAAGCAATCAATTCTAAAACAGTGCATGAATGTGCTCTGAAAGGAGATCCTATTTCAATTGAGGTTTTCAGGTATACGGGACAGAAACTGGGAGAAGCTTTAGCAAATTTTGTTATGTTTTCTTCTCCGGAGGCAATTCTTTTATTTGGTGGAGTAATCAAAGCAGGCGATTTTATCTTAAAGCCTACCAAACTTCATATGGAAAGAAATCTTCTTCCTATCTTCAGAAATAAAGTTAAATTGGTTTTCAGCGAACTGGACGAAGCAGACGCTGCCATTTTAGGAGCCAGTGCCTTAGTTTGGGAAAAGTAATTAAACCATTTAAATAATAGTAGCATCCTTTTTAGGGTGCTTTTTTGTTTTTCCTTGGACTGTGCAGACTTCTGTTTTTTACTTTTTAACGCAAAGTTTTAACCTAAAAATTTCATCAAGTTGGCAAAGAAGAATCAACAAGTTGATTTGACAAAGCTATAAGGTTAGCTTCGTGTAGCAAATTTATTTGCCTTTGCTTTCTTAAAATTAGAAATCTAATAATAAAATCTTTGCGTTAAAAATTATCTCTCAGATTTTACAGATCTCTCCAATGTTTACTTGATGATTATTGCCCTTTAAAACAATTAGTCTTATCTATTGTTTTAATTGATGTTTAAACCGCTAAGGTTATGATTAAATGAAAAAGTTTTTCATACTTTTGATCTGCTTTTTTCTCGACAATTCAATAATAAAAAAGAGAAAACAGTACATAAAAACAACCTACAAAAATGGACAACAATAATTTAGAGCAAATCACTTTTGGCGGAGGATGTTTCTGGTGTGTCGAAAGCTGTTTCAATATGCTGAAAGGTGTAGAATCTGCCATTTCCGGATATTCTGGAGGACACAAAGACAATCCCACTTATCAGGAAGTTTGCACAGGAGAAACGGGACATGCAGAAGTAGTACAAATTACCTACAATCCTTCGATGATTTCTTATGAGCAACTGATGGATGTTTTCTTTTTCCTTCACGACCCAACCCAATTAAACCGACAGGGAAATGACATCGGAACGCAATACCGCTCTGTCATTTATTACAAAGACGAAGCTGAAAAGGCAAAAGCGGAAGAAGCCATCAAAACCTCTCAGGAATCGGGAAGATGGCAGGGAACTTATGTTACGGAATTAACAAAATTCAATAAATTCTGGTCTGCCGAACAATACCATCAAGGCTATTACAATGAAAACCCAACTCAGCCGTATTGCAGCGCTGTTGTCGGTCCAAAAATTCAGAAATTCAAAAAGCATTTCGGTGAACTGGGGATGCTGAACGCAGAATAAAAAATAAACAATTTTTATATTTAACCACAAAGGATCCCTATTCTTTGTGGTATTTTTTTATCATTCTACTTCTATTGAATCTGATTGCTGGTATCCCGCATAATGATTAAGTATACGTTCTGAAACATCTTTTAAAGCTTTATCATTAATTGGATGTTTTCCATAACTTGTAAAGAATTCTACGTTATTATTAGTCTTATCATACCAGACCTTTCCCATAGAATTTGTAGCATTAAGAGTGTCTGGTCGTGTAATTTTCTTAAAATACTTAAATCTAAATTTATCCATCGGAATAACATCAATCTGCGGACCCAGGGAACTGCTATCAGTTGCCATATACCTATCACCATCCCAATACATAAAAGGTTTATCGACTGTAATGGGATCCCAGTTTGATATCAATCCTCTTGAAACTGAACCTTTATTATTAGAGAACACAACTCCTCCCATAACCATAAGTAAAACAAAAGTCATTTCTAATATTCCTAAACCATTTTCTTTTATTCGATCGATTAGTCCAGGATCCCGTTCATTATCACCAGAAGAAGCAACTTCATTTGTATTTATAATGCTAATATTAACACCAGTACCACCGCTAATTGACGAAGCCTCATTATTATCAACACCTATTTTCACGATTGTTTTACTAGCATTTTCACCTTTCTTTTCAATAGTTGTACAAAAATCTTCATAATCATTAAAACCTAAGTATTGGCTTAATCTATTAAGAATTAAAGTCTCTATACCTTTTTCTTCATCAATTCCATCTATATAAGCATCATAATATCTAGAAAGTGTTCTGCTAGATATTTTAAATTTTATTTTTTTCTCTATCGCATCGGCAAGATCGTCTGACCATCCATATTTGGTATCTTTTTCTGATGTTTCTTTAATTCGCTCAAAAACGTTTTGGATTAACTGTTTTCTCTTGGACATAATTAGTTTTTTAAGGTATTACAAAATAGGTGATTTTATACCATGTCGCATTACGGGTTTCCGTAACGAATTCCTGTCCATCATTGTCCATCGATGTCGATGCTTTGTCTGCACTTATCACCTAAACTTCTCAGAAATTTGTCTCAGAAATCAGTTGATAAACAAAACATTAAAAACAAAAGACAAACAAATTTACAAAACTGATTTCAAAAATTGCCAGATAAAACGGAAGAAAACTCCGGGTTGGGAAGCAGATGTTACTCTTCCGTTTTTGATGGTTCACTTCCCAAAAAATTTAAGAAGCGCTTCGAAATTTTAATCGTGTACAGCTCGGGATAAATATTCCGAGAGGAAGGAAAACAATTTCAAACCTCAAAATTTTTAAGGAAATGATCCAGTTTATTTTAATGCTATTAGGTTTAGCATTTGGACACAATAATGCCAATACATCAACATGCGATAACAATAATTCAACCACCGTAACTGTACAGAGCGATACTGATCCAGGAGACGGAATAGATCCTGGAGATGGATCAGGAGGACCAGTCGGAGGAAATACAGGACAAATACCTCCTCCATTTACACCACCTAATCCATAATAATTAAAAAAGGGCAGATTGCATAAATCTGTCCTTTTTATTAATTTGCAAAAAACTATTTCCATGAGAAATTTATTAATATTGATTATCTTATTTACAATGTCTTCTTGTAAAAAAGATAATATTGTTAGCTCTGAACCACCTACAAATAAAGATTTCAAAAGAGCAGAACTATTTAACAAAAATAATATTACCGATTCTGCTTTTTATTATTTTAACTTATCAAAGAATTCTTTTTTAGAAAAAAATGATTCCATAGGAGCTGCAAGAGCTTTGGTAAATATGGCATTTATCCAAAATGCTAAAGGAGACTTTTTTGGTTCAATTGAAACATCTTTGGAAAGTAATAAATTTCTTAAAAATGAAAACAATACAATTGCTAAGAAAATACTAACTTCTAATTATAATAATATAGCTAATGCCTCTAATAGTCTTAAAAGCTTTGATAGCGCATTAGTTTATTATAAAAAAGCAATACGATATGCAGATAATTATGAAGCTAAATATATTTGCTATAACAATATTGGTGATGTATTAATAAGTAAAGGAAATCTAAAACTAGCAAAATCATATTTACAACAAGCTACTCATGCTCACAATATTGATAATTATTCTAGAGCATTAAATAATTTTGCAAAAGCGAAATATCTGGATGACAAAAATTATGACCCTATTCCTGAATTGGATAAAGCATTAGAAATCAGAAAAAAAATTAATGACGGGCCAGGTTTAAATTCTAGCTTTGAAACATTGTCAACATATTATTTAAATAAAGACAAAAACCTATCACTAAAATTTGCACAAAAAATGCTTACTGAAGCAACAAATAATCATAGTCCGGACGATCAAATATTAGCATTACAAAGAATAATTACCTTAGATCCTAAAAATTATCTTAGAAGTTTTGAACATCTTTCTTCAATAAGTGACACATTACAAATATCTAGAAATAGACATAAAAATCAATTTGCGATGGTGAGGTATGATGTTGAGCAAAAAAATGCTGATAATCTAAAATTAAAATCAAAAAGCTTCAGGCAAAACATCGCCCTTATCGCTTTAGGATTAACACTAATCGGAGGTAGTTTTTACTATATAAAAAGAAAAAAACGTCTCGAACAGGAAAAAGAGCTTGAAGTAAAAAACACCCAGCTTAAAATGTCAAAAAAGGTTCATGATGTGGTTGCAAACGGTATTTATCAAGTAATGACAAAGATTGAAAACCAGGAGCATTTTAATAAGGACGAAACTCTTGACGAACTGGAATTTGTGTACGAAAAGTCCAGGGATATTTCTTACGAGAAAACAGACACCCAAGGTGAAGAAAAAGATTTTAGCGAAAGAATTTCTGAAACGGTCAGCTCATTTAAAAATGACGAAGTGAATACTTATCTTGCCGGAAACGACAGTGAAACTTGGAAACATCTGAGCTCCAAAAATAGGGAAGAGGTGTATCAGATCATCCGCGAATTGCTTGTCAATATGAAAAAACACAGCAGGGCAACCATCGTTTCATTCAGATTTGAAAGAGAAAATGAACTCATCAGAATATTCTATACAGATAATGGAATTGGAATTTCAGGAGATGTAATTTATAAAAACGGGTTATCTTCTACGGTTTCCCGTATAGAAACCATCCACGGAGAAATTATTTTTGACACCAAAACAGAAAAAGGACTGAAAATCACTATTTCATTTCCTGCTTCCTAAAAAACTTAAACAGAATGTTCAAAAAAATTTTAATCGCCGAAGACCACGAAATGGGCAGTCTTTCTGTCCAAAAAACATTGGAGGATCTTAATATTCCGAAAGTTGACTATGTATATTATTGTGATGATGCCATGTCAAAAGTTCAAAAAGCCTTACGGGAAAACAATCCATATGATCTATTGATTACCGACCTTTCTTTTGAAGAAGATCATTACACACAAAACATTAAAGACGGGCAGGATTTAATTCAAAAAGTCAGGGAAATTCAACCGGCTCTCAAAGTGATTGTTTTTTCCGGCCAGCATAAATCGGGAATTATCGATTCGCTTTTTAAAAATTATCATATCAACGGGTATGTGCGAAAAGCCAGAAATGACTCTAAAGAACTAAAAAAATCCATCGCTTCGGTTTTTATTAATGAAAATTATCTTTCGACAGACCTCAAGCAGGAAGTGAAAAAATTTAACAATTATGAGTTTTCTGCTTATGACATCACATTGGTAACCCTCCTTTCAAAAGGAATTTTACAGAAAAATATTCCTGTTCATCTTCAGGAAAAAGATATGAAACCGAATAGTTTAAGCAGTATCGAGAAAAAACTAAACAGCTTAAAAGAAGACCTTGAAGTAACCAGCAACGAACAATTGGTTGCTTTTTGTAAAGACATCGGAATTATTTAATCCAGATTTTCTGAATAATATCAAAAACCTTTCATTTTTTTGAAAGGTTTTTTCGTTTTACGGATTCCCGTAAGGAGACGCAAATTAATGCTCATATTTTTGGAGTGTTAAATAAAAAACAATTATGGGAAAATTTATTATTACTCAGAGAGTAAACAAAGAGTATCAGTTTAACCTGAAAGCCGCAAATGGCGAAATTATTTTAACCAGCGAAGGCTATGTCCAAAAAGCATCTTGCCATAAAGGAGTAGAATCGGTGAGAATTAATTCTCAGGATGATTCAAGGTATGAGAGAAGAACTGCTGTAAACGGAAAAGAATATTTCGTCTTAAAAGCAAGAAACGGTGAGATCATTGGGAAAAGCCAGTTATACAACGCAAAATCGGGAATGGAAAACGGAATTGCCTCCGTAAAGTCCAATGCTCCAACCGCCGAAATTGTTGATGAAACCCTAAAAAGCTAAAAGTATGGATCTTAAAATTAAACTTGAGCAGCTTCATCAAAAAGTCATTGGCTTAAAAGAGCAGATCGGAACTGAAGAAGCAACAAAAAATGCTTTTGTAATGCCTTTTATACAAATCTTAGGATATGATATATTCAATCCGACAGAAGTTGTTCCCGAACATATTTGTGATATCGGAACCAAAAAGGGTGAAAAAGTAGATTATGTGATCAAAAACAATGATGAACCCATCTTCATTATAGAATGTAAGCACTGGAAAGAAAATGCGGATGCTCATAATTCTCAGCTTCATCGGTATTATCATGTTTCAAAAACACGATTCGGAGTGCTAACGAATGGGATTGTCTACAATTTTTATGCTGACCTTGAGAAGCCCAATATCATGGATGAAAAGCCTTTTCTTACCATAAATCTTGAAGACCTGAAAGACAGTGCAATAAAAATCCTGGAAAGCTTCACTAAAACCGGTTATAATCTGGAAGATATTTTAGGTTCTGCAGCAGCTTTAAAATACATCAAAGCGATCCGGAAAGAATTTGAAAAAGAAATAGAAAACCCTTCAGATCAATTGGTCAAACTTTTAGTAAACCGCTTTTTTGACAAACCCATTAATGCTAACAGGCTCATTGCATTTAAGGAGTACACTAAAAAAGCATTAACCACATCCATCAACGAATCTATCAGCTTTAGACTAAAATCTGCCCTGAGTATCAATGAGCAAATCGAAAAGCATGATGATAAAAACATACAGCCTGTTGACGAAAACAATGAAATCCCGAAATTCATTACGACTGAAGAAGAATCTGAAGGATTCCAAATCGTGAAAGCAATCCTGAGAGAAAAAATTCCTTCAGAAAGAATTGCACCAAGAGATACCCAGTCTTATTTTGGAGTTTTGCTGGATGACAACAACAGAAAGCCGATCTGCAGGCTGCATTTTAATACAACCAATAAATATCTGGAGCTATTTCATAATGGAAAAGATGCCGGAGAAAAAATGCCGCTAAATGATCTTGATGAAATTTATAATTATCGAAATGAGCTTCATCAGACGTTAGAAATCTATAATTAAAAACATGAAAAGACTAATACCATTTATTATACTTACATTCAGTTTATTTCTTTTAAACTCTTGTTTTAAAGCCAATGATAATGTAGGACATGACGGAAGATGTACAGGTTCCGCATATTGTACGGCCTGTTCAAACTGTTCTCGATGCGGACATTGCAGCAGCGGTGGAACCTGCGGCGTTTGTGGTGGCGGTTCCGGAAGCAACTCTTCTTCCGGAAGTTCTGCCAAAAGAAGCAAATCCAAGAAAAACAAATCATCAGATTCTTATAAGGCATCAAAAACAAAATCCAATAAACCACCAAAAGTATTTATTGATAAGGTAAATGTCAACGTCAACTCCAACAGATATATTGCAGGAATTTCAACAACCAATATTTACGAAAAGCCCTCTTTCAAATCTAAAATAATAGCCATAGTTCCTAAAAACACAAAGCTAATCCAGGTTTCAAAGCAAAACTCCTGGTACAAAGTAAAAAAGGATGGGAAAATGGGATATGTTCATTATAAGGATATAAAGTAACTAAAAAACAAAACAACATGAATCTAAAAAAATTTTTAAATGAAGAACAAGATCCAAAAGCAGTAGAAAAATTTTTGGAGAGAATCAACAGCCTCCTTACCTCTCAGGAATTTGTAGAATATATTGCTGTTCAGAAAAAACCAGCTCTTAATTTATCTCCTGATTGTATTGCCCTTACCAATAGAAGAATTATTTTTTGTAGACCTAAAACCTTCGGTTTATCAATGGATTTTCAGGACTACAGTTGGGTGGATATTGCAGATTGCCATATTAAAGAAGGAATAATAGGTTCCACTTTTATGATGAGAACAACAAGAAA from Chryseobacterium camelliae includes these protein-coding regions:
- a CDS encoding tetratricopeptide repeat-containing sensor histidine kinase, producing MRNLLILIILFTMSSCKKDNIVSSEPPTNKDFKRAELFNKNNITDSAFYYFNLSKNSFLEKNDSIGAARALVNMAFIQNAKGDFFGSIETSLESNKFLKNENNTIAKKILTSNYNNIANASNSLKSFDSALVYYKKAIRYADNYEAKYICYNNIGDVLISKGNLKLAKSYLQQATHAHNIDNYSRALNNFAKAKYLDDKNYDPIPELDKALEIRKKINDGPGLNSSFETLSTYYLNKDKNLSLKFAQKMLTEATNNHSPDDQILALQRIITLDPKNYLRSFEHLSSISDTLQISRNRHKNQFAMVRYDVEQKNADNLKLKSKSFRQNIALIALGLTLIGGSFYYIKRKKRLEQEKELEVKNTQLKMSKKVHDVVANGIYQVMTKIENQEHFNKDETLDELEFVYEKSRDISYEKTDTQGEEKDFSERISETVSSFKNDEVNTYLAGNDSETWKHLSSKNREEVYQIIRELLVNMKKHSRATIVSFRFERENELIRIFYTDNGIGISGDVIYKNGLSSTVSRIETIHGEIIFDTKTEKGLKITISFPAS
- the msrA gene encoding peptide-methionine (S)-S-oxide reductase MsrA; protein product: MDNNNLEQITFGGGCFWCVESCFNMLKGVESAISGYSGGHKDNPTYQEVCTGETGHAEVVQITYNPSMISYEQLMDVFFFLHDPTQLNRQGNDIGTQYRSVIYYKDEAEKAKAEEAIKTSQESGRWQGTYVTELTKFNKFWSAEQYHQGYYNENPTQPYCSAVVGPKIQKFKKHFGELGMLNAE
- a CDS encoding response regulator; this encodes MFKKILIAEDHEMGSLSVQKTLEDLNIPKVDYVYYCDDAMSKVQKALRENNPYDLLITDLSFEEDHYTQNIKDGQDLIQKVREIQPALKVIVFSGQHKSGIIDSLFKNYHINGYVRKARNDSKELKKSIASVFINENYLSTDLKQEVKKFNNYEFSAYDITLVTLLSKGILQKNIPVHLQEKDMKPNSLSSIEKKLNSLKEDLEVTSNEQLVAFCKDIGII
- a CDS encoding YegP family protein, coding for MGKFIITQRVNKEYQFNLKAANGEIILTSEGYVQKASCHKGVESVRINSQDDSRYERRTAVNGKEYFVLKARNGEIIGKSQLYNAKSGMENGIASVKSNAPTAEIVDETLKS
- a CDS encoding TonB-dependent receptor — protein: MKKALLSVACLGSVTIFAQKTDSVKTSDVEEVVLTASRKKENIKEVPSSITIVGEKQIQSQLSVNSDISSILQYTVPSLGPSSGQTSNSGQTLRGRQVLVLIDGVPQSTPLRNGARDIRSIDPSVIERIEVIKGASSIYGNGADGGIINYITKKNTSDKKITGVSQIGITGQPYGGTLGARASQFLAGKSGKFDYALSLAYERTGNMKDGDGVHLTPTYSPAKMDNYNGMLKIGFDINKNQRLEASYIGYASKSDLNLGLKTGKYGITPSIGEGEGQGLETTPQGTPRNHNFRLTYDNSQIFRNTSLNINLYSQDFRTVYGYSNTFLNGGQSNIISKKYGIRVNFDTQIFNHQNAQLEVMYGADILNDQTVQKLEDGRYWTPDMSMTNIAPFALIKLDLFKKLTIKGGLRYENMKVNVGDFNTLSSLKADGTFTKSIFVKGGDLEYNALVGNIGMRYNINNALNLFSSFSQSYSINELGRILRTSTESTIANLETKPIIVNNYELGATGQITKWLNYEVTSYVSTSKLGASFIQSADRAITIQRSPEVVYGVEGYLHFSPYKWINFGGSYSWLEGITSLKDDGDYSAKINNSRISAPKILAYVQVRPTKALSLGLDMLHSFEQDRFSPNAKTGLYTYGEGYVPETTIFNFRSSYQINSNWKASLGIENLFNKTYQPAIAWWNARDTEFVNALGMRGTFMIEYKF
- a CDS encoding SH3 domain-containing protein, whose protein sequence is MKRLIPFIILTFSLFLLNSCFKANDNVGHDGRCTGSAYCTACSNCSRCGHCSSGGTCGVCGGGSGSNSSSGSSAKRSKSKKNKSSDSYKASKTKSNKPPKVFIDKVNVNVNSNRYIAGISTTNIYEKPSFKSKIIAIVPKNTKLIQVSKQNSWYKVKKDGKMGYVHYKDIK
- a CDS encoding ROK family protein; this encodes MSLVDLSKHVALGIDIGGTNTKFGVVNHRGEVLEKGNIRTDAYPTVEEYIDALYEAVRPLIESHGKEKNFDGIGVGAPNANYYTGTIEHAPNLPWKGIIPFAELMKAKFGLPCTITNDANAAAIGEMLFGAARGMKDFIMITLGTGVGSGIIAGGKLIYGHDGFAGELGHTIVKPGGRKHWSTGSEGSLEAYASATGIAITAKKMRAEFPESMLNQYPEEAINSKTVHECALKGDPISIEVFRYTGQKLGEALANFVMFSSPEAILLFGGVIKAGDFILKPTKLHMERNLLPIFRNKVKLVFSELDEADAAILGASALVWEK
- a CDS encoding type I restriction endonuclease translates to MDLKIKLEQLHQKVIGLKEQIGTEEATKNAFVMPFIQILGYDIFNPTEVVPEHICDIGTKKGEKVDYVIKNNDEPIFIIECKHWKENADAHNSQLHRYYHVSKTRFGVLTNGIVYNFYADLEKPNIMDEKPFLTINLEDLKDSAIKILESFTKTGYNLEDILGSAAALKYIKAIRKEFEKEIENPSDQLVKLLVNRFFDKPINANRLIAFKEYTKKALTTSINESISFRLKSALSINEQIEKHDDKNIQPVDENNEIPKFITTEEESEGFQIVKAILREKIPSERIAPRDTQSYFGVLLDDNNRKPICRLHFNTTNKYLELFHNGKDAGEKMPLNDLDEIYNYRNELHQTLEIYN
- a CDS encoding PepSY-associated TM helix domain-containing protein; the protein is MRKKHHHKKKPGTFKKWTGKLHLWFGLGIGFLIFIISITGALYVFKDEIENITRKDVIYHNEQNIDQKQILPIRVLEKALVEQVKEKYPVHWVNIPIDKKMSYLFYWYEHNPKGWNYFNEFPIYKVAYVNPYNGKVLRTYDEKNGFFQIVKMIHWSYLLKQEWGTYLVGIPVIIFVIMLISGIILWWPKNKAARKQRFAFKWKNVKNWKRKNYDLHNVLGFYASIFALIFSLTGLFYAFFVVQAAFYFIFSGGKTVYPDFSSIKTKAPIELRTEGTLDKISNTVKAKYPDSYGFSIDLGHEHMDDHEHPNFEVYVKHLSYSYHKSSSLIFDENSGELLHTHDMKDKNFGEKTVGANYDIHVGSILGLPTKIIAFIVSLICASLPVTGFMIWWGRRKKKTIKTT